One window of the Falco biarmicus isolate bFalBia1 chromosome Z, bFalBia1.pri, whole genome shotgun sequence genome contains the following:
- the IER3IP1 gene encoding immediate early response 3-interacting protein 1, whose protein sequence is MAFTLYSLLQAALLVVNAVAVLHEERFLRHVGWGSDQGIGGFGEEPGIKAQLTNLIRAVRTVMRVPLIAVNSITIVLLLLFG, encoded by the exons ATGGCGTTCACGCTGTACTCGCTGCTGCAGGCCGCGCTCCTCGTCGTCAACGCCGTGGCCGTGCTGCACGAAGAGCGCTTCCTCCGACACG TTGGCTGGGGAAGCGATCAGGGGATTGGAGGATTTGGAGAGGAACCAGGAATTAAAGCGCAGCTAACGAACCTTATTCGAGCTGTACGAACCGTTATGAGAG tgCCTCTAATAGCAGTGAACTCCATTACAATCGTTCTGCTCCTGTTGTTTGGTTGA